The following is a genomic window from Episyrphus balteatus chromosome 1, idEpiBalt1.1, whole genome shotgun sequence.
GAATACAACTTTAACTTCTCTCCATAGGGCAGGGATGTGTTTCAATTTTACACATCCATTCAGAATTATCTCTAAGATGGGAATTAGAATATCTGATGCCATTTGAAGTTCGGCTGGTATTATACCATCCGGTCCAGCGGATTTGTATGGTTTGAAGGCGTTGATGGCCCACTTTAGCTTCTCTCTTGTAATCAGACCaagattgttttttgaatttgtgtctGGCCCTGATGGGTCGACTCTGTTTATAATGTTTGAGCTACTTGGAAAATGAGTATCTAGTAGCAAATAGAGTGATTCTTCACAGGAGTTGGTCCAGGCcccgttatttgttttcaaggcactgggcattaaagggtttgttgagagaatttttcttaatctagaggcttctgaagagtcttctattttttcacagaaatttctccaagaagatgttttacattttcttagctGTTTTTTGTAGACTTTCAGGGATTCTTTGTATAGGTCCCAGTCTGAAACATCTCTAGTGGATTTGGCGAGATTGAAGAGTTTTCTACAAGCTTTTCTGTGCGGTTCTAGCCCTGAGTTCCACCAGTGTGGCTTCTGCTTTCCTCTTACTTGTATGAGTGGGCAGGAGTTATTCATTGATAGGTTGAGGGCAGAAGTGAGATCATTGACTTTGTTGTCGAGATCGATTGTATTTGAGGGATAACTTAGAAGTTCAGGTTTAAGTAAGCTTGTCAGAGTTTCCCTGTATTTTTGCCAGTTAGTTTTGCGATAGTTTCGGAATGCTAACTGTTTAGTAGTCACATCGTTAAGACTAAATTGGATGTATCTATGATCAGAGAACGAGTGTTCTTCAGATACTTTCCAATTTAAGATCCTTTGATGAATCGAATCGGAGACAAGAGTAATGTCTAGTACTTCTTGTCGGTTTCTGGTAACGAATGTTGGTTCATTGCCAGTATTACTTACTATCAGGttagtactcaaaataaaatcaaaaagtgactcacctctATCATTTATGTCGGTACTTCCCCAGACCGTGTGATGGGCGTTTGCATCGCAACCAATTATGAGGCAGATCTTTTGTCTTTCAGCATCGGCTACAAGTCTCCGTAGTTTTTCGCCAGGGAGAGGGCCGAGTTGGTCATGGCCGAGATATGCCGACGCAATCCAGAATGTTCCTTGGTCAGTTTGCAGTCTGACCGCGGTTACATCTCGATCGCTGTAATTAGGGAGTAAATATACATTAGTATTACTTCTTGCTAATATGCATGATCTGGGGTCACCTTTGTCCGATGCATATAGCAAGTTGTACCCAGGAGTCCTGAGTCCCTAAACCATGGACTTGCAGATCCATGGTTCCTGGACCAGCACCACGTCTTCCCCATTCTTGTGGATTCGGAGAAGAAGGGAGGCCGAAGCCTGCTTGGAGTGGTGAAGGTTAATCTGAACTAACTGGAGCATGAATGCTACTGTTAGTCAGATCAGCCCCCCCCACCGTAAGGTCGAGGTCTTCGGATTCTGACTCAGAAGATGAACGTAGGAGTTCATCTTCACTGAGTAGAATCCTGTTGAGATATTCCTCTGTTTCCATCTCAACATCGGAACTATCTGGTATTGGAGCCATTATGGCTGGCGTTTTAGAGCCCGAGGGGACCTCCTCCTTGGTGCCATCCCGCGTCCTCAACAACTGCAGGCTCACCCGGGTTCTCCATCATGAGAGTCCAGTAGGAGATCTGCAGTTTGTTTGAGACCATCGTCCAACGGTCAAAAGAGATCATGCCATCGACATTACTTCTATCGATAACTGCGAGGATAGACTTGTCCTTAAGAACGTCACTAAAGGACAGGTCTTTCCTAGTGTGAGTGCTGGAATTATGCACTTTTTGTCTTTTAGATTCCGAGACGGAATCCTCAACAGACCTTTGTCGCTTTGACGTTAAGTCGCTGCTGGTCAATCTTTTGCTGAGAATAGCTTTTGCCCATTCTAACTTGCTGGATTGCTCTGGGGACCGTTCGGCTATAGGTATCAAACTTAATGCTCTATAGATCCCCTTTGCGTTCCTTATGTCATTACGGGACGCTCTTTTGCTTTCCTCTCCAGCGGAGGTGGAACTATGAGAGACAGCTACACTGCCGCTGGGGATTTGAGCACTTTTAGGGTCAGGAAGAGGTCTGCCTTGACTAGAGGTGAGACTGTAAGAGACAGACGTTTTACTGGTCAAAACATCCCCTTCCGGACCCACAGAGTTAACTATTCCTGAGTTTGGAGTAGCAATTCTGTTACTGTGTTCCTCGGCGGAAGCATGACTGTAAGAGACAGCCTTACTTCCGTCAGGGAGTGGAGTAACCAACGTGTTCTGAAGGGGTTTGCTTTGACTGAGGGTGGATTCGTAAGAGACGGTCCGTTTTTCAGTCATAGCATCCCCTTCAGGGCCCGTAGAATTATCTACATTAGTGCTTGGGGTGTCAGTAGTACTGTAAGAGACAGCCGTACTTTCACTGGTGGGAGCTACCAAGGTAGCAGGGTTTGTATTGGTGGTTGTTCGCCGGCTTCCAGTTTTGCACTTTGCAGTCTTTCTGGATGCTGAGGTCAACTCACCTTTACCTTTCTTTTTGTCagcgtttttctttatttccgcCGAGCTAACTTTTGTCACTGGCGACTTAGCCTCTTTCGAGGCCAAGCCCTCGCCGGCAGTCGCGACACCTGCCGACACTTGCACGTATATCCCCGTTCGAATTTTAATATCTTCGTTAGCTTTTTCCATGTTTTTATTTGTCAAGTTTTCTAACATTGAggttatttttgagttatgtttgTGGTGAGATCCTGCAACTGGATTGCTGGAGGATCCCACGATAAGCACCCCCACCACGACAAGGTCAACTCATAGGGGGTGtatccatatattatatcctctaagaatTTTCTGCATAACGTAGGGTGTCCATTTGGAACCTTACTAAAAAgagaacattttatttttgaacctttaaaaaaaagaggacttggaagaaaaaataagagaacaaaaaagagagcaattgattaaaaaacaaaaacaacaatcacCGTTACAGTAGGTATAGAGGAAACAGAGGATCAGCTGAGGATCAGCTGATCAAACAGtactttcttttaaaaagtttgtttttcaaagcaaaacgCCTCCATCTCCTCAGTTATTGCAAATCTTTTGTATGGATGTTTACCATCTCCCAGAGatggacatgagatttttttagatttttgacataagttatagaatatccaaacaaaagatagaaacaaaaaaattagcctattagcattAATTCCAAGATCGTAACAGAATGTTTTTTAgtgaatatcccaaaatttcccttttctcaaaaaataccattttgtcatagatatgaatgctttttgcattgcattgttttgattcttaatgataatggatataaaaaccttcatgctaaacttggttcctctaccataacttttaaaggtttttcggtagtaagtttgcaactgttataataatatgggtcgacagatgaaaaacaggtataactttttttagagacgtcagattgttttgattttagattttttcgtatcagaattaaaaaatacctcgaagtcatgtatcatatgtgtatatagtaccattgtctattattgttaattttgaaaatctccatttcgcactttgaccttgaaaatcgcgacttgcggacatgagatttttctagacttttgagatatgttagaGAATGCCAacacgaaggtattgagcaaaaaaatttctattagcattcattccgaggtgaaacttttatttgactggattatttgaaatacacaaaaatgtagtttaaagaaaaagagaacaatcaaaGATCCGTAcagtaaaagaaaatataaaataaatcgaaactaaaaaaaaaacaacgttcTCTTTTAAAGAGATACAACGGACAGATGGGCATCTACATACCTACATGGTGAATGGgcaaaattgaaacaaattttaaagtgGAAGACGGAATTGTTACATTTTGGAAAAACTATTCAGGCCAGTGTTGCCGGAGAGAAATATTAGAAGGTAGTACGGCAGAAAAAAAGGGgagtattttgaacaaaataggagtacagccatttttttgtcttgaaattttttttagttttattttaaaaaaaatatattaagttaaacataaaaaacaaaacataaataaataaattatcccaacggtcggctcagaagttttttctaaatcgccagcttaactgaagccacctgtgcgataatataagacaattttcaactatgtctcctcctctgtgccacgtagttctatgttatatgttctttcttAGTGTCTATCTGTCTCTTTCTTGTGTCATTGTCTTGTGTTGTCTCAGCCAAATGGTCTCAGTTGCCCGTGCTGTTAAATGTCTGTACTTCGTACATTTATGTGCGTTGTACATTGTATATAGTATAGTATAGTAtagtataaataaattattaatataaaataacagAAGTAATAAAATATCTGTCTTATGGTAGATAGCTTAATTTatagtaatattatttttttagaataaaaattagGAACTTAGATATTGTAATCACAAGATACgtattaaatacattaaatagaAGTGGTTTTGCAAAAATCAAGGTATTTTGATTATATGGTAAGTATGAAATGatatgagaaaaaaacaaatattattttttatacgcttttaaaagttgttttgaagGATTCCATTTGTGGCAATCAACTCTATTTAACAATTCCTTGCAACTCATAATTGCATTTATTGTATTTACTTCCAATCTGTTTCGTTTTTTATCTTTGATGATAAAGAGTTGGGAAAAAACTCGTTCTGCCGCTGCGCTGCTGTGCGGAAGACTTAATAAAGCACTAACAAAATCCTTTGTCAAAGGGAAAAGTGTTTCATTaagagcatttaaaaaaaaaatatttctgaccAAAATTCTTCTATTTCTAATGAATTCGAAACCATAGTTTGGCTAAGTAGTGTTCGCCATTCCATGTcgaggttttcaatttcattttcgctAATCAAATCGGGAATGGAAGAAATTATTGAAGTTGCACTTTCTGCTAAATTTAAAGGGTCAATGCCTTGAATATGTTTCAGAATTTCGTCATCAAAATCGATTCGCTGTGAAGTTTGAGCACACAGGGTCTTATAATATTCTCGGCCAACACCTTTAAACtcaattatttcatttatttcaattttgtttgttttgataaaaagttCAGCTTTAGCCCCAACGTACAcagagttaatattttttaaattaatgtcaGAAAAATTCGGATTAGAGAGAAACTCGTCGCTTAACACATccgatttgataaaattttgtaaaatagttTTATAGAACGTTTTTACGTATGGCAAAAATTTATGAATCCGGACGGACTAAGATTGAAATTCTAAGTTTAGCTGCATAGTCAACTGGAGAACATAGGatagaaataataaatacaattttgtggtATCATTTAGTGCTTCTTGAATCTTGTGAACAAGATCTAGATTGTTGTCAGAAGATTCAAAAGAATTCtccaaaaaataatgtaataatGCAGGCCACTGTTCTAGCGTTCTTGCCACAACCTGTTTAAGAGCTAACCACCTAGTAAAAATTCCCTTTGAAGGTAAAAGTGCTGCCaaatttgctttaaattttaagtaaattaaatttatttaggcTGACATTACACTTTGCTACAAGTGTAAAATATTgtatgtcattaaaaaaaataggagtACGAATATGAAAGGAGGAGTACGGGAGTACGGAGGTGCTGAAAGTAGCACAATGGGAGTACTTTCAGCAACACTGATTCAGGCAAATAAAAAAGAGACTAAAAAGAGGACATTTGAAAtatagagaacaaaaaaagaattttatgaaaaaagagagTGTAAAAAAGATCAGCGTAGAAAAAGAGAACATGTCCTCTTTAAAAGAGATGCTCTGGAAACCCtatgcataaggttcaaacataaaataaactaccgatcccagcggtggtgacgcaaaacagaaaattctacttcatgagagtactataagaatatatatacaatgatactaggatggccgagtgggttgagtggcggactgccaccaagtaggtacgaagttcgattcctgggtgtggtaaaaaaaattatatacttttaaaattattatcaatagatatacttaaaactaatggaataatatatataatttcaggtcaaaagataaaattcatgtttaaaaataaaataaaaaccagttaaaaaagaattcttttttgtttttgtagttgttttttttttttttaatttcgataagacatgtattaaagagctatacaagcttttccgaagctatctgtcaaatctcaaagcttcggtagagctacggtaaagcttcgtttaaacttcttatagagggtcaaacttgtataacgttctcctttttccatgcccaacaaccttactaaagtttaaaagaatgtagcttttgtaataccttaaccgaagctgaaatgttagttgggttgTTTGTAAGATTTTCATTTTGACAGCTGTGGattgaaaaaatccaagaaaaaggacacttttattttgacaaattttataatttttatgacttaattCTACCAGAAAACGATTCTAAATTATTCTACGATAATCTATTTATATgaagggtattcacgtaacgagataattttctactttgcggaaaaatagaaaattccgcaaaaggtttaaatgaacaccccagcagaaaataattgcgtaaacaagggaaacaaacagctgtttgttaaacgtcaaattgaacttataaaatgtgttcaattaaaaaaataaagtcaagctaattttgcaaatactatgcaacaataaaaaaaatgtaatttgctcaaataaaataatattctcttttcaatattaacatattttattcgtggttatctgaataataagacataaatcgcgttcgaaaagatattccagatacgggtatcccaaacagcctatccgataggtgatgGAAATcacccaaagtttatcagatttgcttcaaatttgtgagataaatttcaatgatttgcggaatatttttcccatacaaattttgacagctcatttctaccgatagaaaattctacggtttctatgggttttccgcgtttacgtgaataccactatgaataaattcaatttacatacatttatgtTGCAAATAAAGTGTATTCACATGTGAAAGGAAAGGGTCTCTGAATGGTTATAAAAATAGCTTTTGCACAATTTTAAACACCAatacattattgtttttattaggtgtgtttttttgtttatctatatagattttgtgcaaaaaaacgacatcgggatttttgaaatcaatgcaaacatttggcaacaCTGTACATACATTTTGGCAGCTGTCTgccaaaaatgttgtttttgtttttttttttattttaactccgaagtgggaaggccattaaaTCCATGTTggatgtaaacaaaaattttcatatggccgtggcatccatgttggattcataaaaatttttttttcacaaaaaaccaaaaattatctgtatattcttagcttcattttaagaccatgaccatcaACATTGGTTACGTCGTTCTTgtattataagcgtttgaaggtagccatattgaaatttttttcgaatttttaaaaataaaacgtggaagcttttttatttttatttgtaatttttcgaaaaaactttggtaattttatgtatatatttgttaaacaatcttatcaggaaccatttaagacttttatctggaaagtgcattgcgtatataccgaaatattaacatttcaatgcaaccatgtcaaaaaaatttttgataatttttttctatgagagcttttttcaaacctcattttctccgcttttttttttgttaagatttttgatataaaacaacaaataaagcACCTTTACAATActctgtttttatcgagagaaagtaaaatctggataattatctggatttttcaaaaatctatacagataaagtttttgttgtttttaacacgtaaattgttttgatttcaaaaatctcgatgtcgtttttttgcacaaaatctatatagagaaacaaaaaaacacacctattgtttcatttgctttttataaactaaaacttattttctcactatttaattctataaaagtttttgcaattgtgttaaagaatgtttttaaagggtttttgtatttgaattacACTTTGGTTTTAATTCTATCACACACCAGAATGGCTCGAGTGACAgcgttggatttatttttgacatacaattttatatacaaaggactcgtttgcttgagaggtcccttcaagcaagaaaacggaggtcagaaaagacactccgaccaagaaaaacggggttgcactcacacacttgcaactttttgtgtatgaacacaaagtcgaaggagaaatcgtggtgaaaaaacaaatacatataaaatcggctccgcagtgattataatttccatactaatttgagccgcctcggacccgtttctgagccgaagtcggactcaggtccgcctgaggcggagcggattcggaccgaggtcggactcgtttgcttgaagagGTAGGTACATTGAACGTCATATCGAACAAAATCTACACCATTTTGAGGTTTCCAATCTAAGTGGTAGATGGCGTGGAACGATATTTCCCAAGTCCCAATCCATCTTCGTAGGTTCTTGTCTTAGCTTCCTGAAGTTTCCATTtccagaagggagagggcgttattTACCTATAGCACTTCCAGTTGGAATGGtattcattgtatatatattcttatagtactctgGTATTTTTGGTATTCAGTTTTCCAATACGTTCAGATATTTAAGGTGCGTTCAGATGTTGACCTTCACAGAAGTAGGTAGTGTATccagcaggggcgtacacaccattggagcaagcggggcggtgcccggGGCCCTCAACCGACGATAGGGCCCCAACTGGAGACAATGGAATGAAGGAAGGTAACGAAGCAGAAATATAAGATATTTGACATAAATTCCTTTGGACagaagagagacaaattattttcttcagtTTAATTCATAATGAATGGTAGCTAGCcacataataggtgtgttttttattacaaccggtcttaactagacaaaaaaaacgcagtctgggctaagcaatttacatgttaaatacaacaacaccttagccccttgggcttagttgtttagcccggagatttctctgggcttaactttttgaagagttttaaatctgtgctaccaaactatttttttcataaattgtttagaatttgtttaaaaacgtgaaaactcacgtttggaaagacaaaatgtattaaaatagttttgctagcatacatttttgtatctctttgtaaaacatacatgcaaaatacaagaaaatgacgaaagcgaaaaatatgacaactctaaatttttgttgtgtctgctgttttcggaacattcaatatacagtgctgccaagatttcaggttaagccccgaggcgttttttttgtccagttaagaccggtggtaataaaaaacacacctaatatttcataaaaaaaaaataaaaccacaagGGCCccaagaaaataaattgcattttttaaagaaaaattaaatacctaTTATATTAGGGTTCCATTAAAGCTTAGCGTCATAAAGTATGACGTtgacgtacttttttatttgttttttttttttttttatttttttatatatatcaaAGGGGCCTCCAAATATCAAAGTGGctccaaaatttagtcttgctcCGGGGCCCCAGCAACTCAAGGTACGCCTCTGGTATCCaaacatttatcttaaaagtagtccAGTATCATTAATGGACAAAGCCTTATTTCAGAGGTATTTCTGATACATAAATTAAGGTTTTGTGCTGGCTTCTTACAGCTTCTTacaggatataatatatggagtgcttgttcctatacctaatacattgtaacgccatatgcatggataggggtcgctgccttcgtttttcaatgagagtccggttccgcagctgtaaataaacacgcttgttgatgacagccatcaaatgaaaataaaatggaggcatgcactcatcgaaaaacttcaAGAAACTACAggcctctataaaagcttcaaggaactaacagcacaacccaactaacatttcagcttggATTAAGGTAtaacaaaagctacatttcagcttcttttaaactttagtgaGGTTGttggcatggaaaaaggagaacgttatacaagtttgaccctctataagaagtttaaacgaagctttaccgaagctttgagatttgacagatagcttcggaagagcttgtagctctttaatacatgtcttatcgaaatttaaaaaaaaaaaacaactacaaaaacaaaaaagaattctttttcaactggtttttattttatttttaatcatagCATATTcaataatgaaatcaaaaacttaatcagttcaaatagcagaaatgtcaaaaaaatgtctgagctaaattattcaatgccaaaaccaaaaagtgtccgagctagattattcaatatcaaaaccaaaaatctagtACTAAACTTGGCAATTTCTGTAAAGCTCCTATAAACTCActaagcaggcttttccgaaaacaaacttttttcgtttaagtttctttaacagtatttaaacaacttattaaacaagttcgaacttctataagcaattaaattctgaagcaagctcaatacaagctgtataaaaagtagtacctgtgagatctcaatttatagaagctattGTGCTGAGTggaagcactccatatattatatcctctaaggctGGCTTGGAAAATGCATTAAGACCGGTATTCATAACAAAATCTGCTATTACACGGCGACCAAGAGTCTTGACTCTTTTCGAAAATCAATTAGTGCAAAAGGGTTGCAGAGTGTTTTTTCTCCTTTGCACTCATTTACATCCGAAAAGAGTCACGACTTG
Proteins encoded in this region:
- the LOC129909360 gene encoding uncharacterized protein LOC129909360 translates to MAPIPDSSDVEMETEEYLNRILLSEDELLRSSSDDRDVTAVRLQTDQGTFWIASAYLGHDQLGPLPGEKLRRLVADAERQKICLIIGCDANAHHTVWGSTDINDRVSNTGNEPTFVTRNRQEVLDITLVSDSIHQRILNWKVSEEHSFSDHRYIQFSLNDVTTKQLAFRNYRKTNWQKYRETLTSLLKPELLSYPSNTIDLDNKVNDLTSALNLSMNNSCPLIQYQC